The Oncorhynchus keta strain PuntledgeMale-10-30-2019 chromosome 28, Oket_V2, whole genome shotgun sequence DNA segment AGTAGCCTtgcagttaagagtgttgggccagtaaccaaaaggttactggtttgaatccctgagccgactaggtgaaaaatctgtcaatgtcaCCTTGAGCAACACacgtaaccctaattgctctggataagagcatctgaaATGAAGTGAATTGAACATATAAATTCTTCATTTGTAGAAAAACTGgaataaaagccagactactgtaaATCAGTGGtgcagatggaactatccaagcagaagaaacatctccttcaaatgttgatatttagttgtgttgacaaccaaacacaattcaatatcattACAATCAACCAGAGCTTGAAACCCTATGCCTATtgtattgtctatttttagttgaaTTCTGGGTTGAATTCAAACAATTGCTGTTGATCACTTTCCAAATGCTATATAGGTCTAAATAGCATAATTGATGATTGATTAAgtatggttacatttcatttgtTCTGTTAAACCCACCCTTTGAAATAACTttgatagcaacagtgaatcCTTTCCATTTTGAAGTGGAGACCTCTCAACAATCCTTCTCACAACAGCACATTGGTAATATATTCACCAATATCAAAGCTAAGCAGGGCTGGgattggttaaaaccctggatgggacaacaaagggtagctgtagatcagtggttcccaaactgtttatagtcccgtaccccttcaaacattcaacctccaacTGCATactccctctagcaccagggtcattgcacactcaaatgttgtttttgccatcattgtaagcctgccacacacactatacgatacatttattaaacataataagagtgtgagtttttgtcacaacccggctcgtgggaagtgacaaagagctcttgcAGGACCaaggcacaaataataataataatcaataattttgctctttatttagccatcttacatataaaactttatttgttcattgaaaatggtgaataactcaccacaggttaatgagaagcgtgtgcttgaaaggatgcacataactctgcaatgttgggttgtattggagattctcagtcttaaataattttccacacacagtctgtgcctgtatttagttttcatgccagtgagggccgagaatccactctcacataggtacatggttgcaaagggcatccgTGTCTTAACAGCATCacttgccaaggcaggatactttgagtgcagcccaatccagaaatctggcagtggcttctgattcaattacattttcacagaaccgcttgttggaatttcgatgaggctctcttgttcagatatcggtaaggggactggaggcagggcatgaaagggataacgaattcagttgtttgtgtcatccgttttgggaaagtacctgcgtaattgggcacccaactcactcaggcgtttcactatatcacatttgacattgtccataagcttgagttcatttgcacaaaaaaataaaaaatcatacTGTGATggaaagacagagaagagctccaacttcttaatcagcctcaattttgtcccgcacattgaatatagttgaggagagtccctgtaatcctagattcagatcatccaggcgtgaaaaaacatcacccagataggccagccgtgtgagaaactcgtcatcatgcaagcggtcagacaagtgaaaattatggtcagtaaataaaactttaagctcgtctctcaatttttaaaaaacgtatcaatactttgccccttgataaccagcgtatttctgtatgttgtaaaagcgttacatggtcgctgcccatatcattgcatagtgcagaaaatacacgagagttcagggggcttgctttaacaaagttaaccattttcactgtagtgtccaaaatgtctttcaagctgtgattcctttggcagcaagagcctctcggtggatactgcagtgtacccaagtggcattGGGAGTTACCACTCCattatgtctccctgtcatgggtTTTGCGGCATCATTACAGATACCAaaacatcttgaccaccaaatttcatttgatgtcacaaagttgtcctgtactttaaaaatatcctctcctgttgtcctggtttccagtggtttgcagaagaggatgtcttccaaAATTGACTCCCCCATAAacataacggacatataccaggagctgtgccaggtccgCCACGTCTGTTAACTCATCCAGCTGTagcgcatagaattcactggcttgtatgtgaagcagtaattgtttcaaaacatctcctgccatgtcacttatccgttgtgaaacagtgttgtttgatgaaggcattgtctctgtatagttttttgggccatttcccccagcattgtcccagccatatctgctgcagcaggaagaatgaagtcctccacaatatatattattatggggcttgcctgtcctagccactcggtagctcaccacataagatgcttctagccccttcttattaatggtatctgttgcatttatacatgtcttactactcgaaagtcatctgaattctcgctcaaaaaactcctgtggcttatttttcaaatcgGCATgctttgtttctaaatgtctgtgcaagagtgaaggtttcattaaGTTGTGAGATAGTAACattacttttgcacatataacacactgtggctgaggaaaggcactactcccaatgtaagtgaaccccaaatcaatgtcgTTCTCATCTTAGTTGCACCTCTTtgatggtccaacgtccctgtctgttcggtgctttcctgagtaagggggcagtagctctccAGCTGCATCATATTCataactgtcagtgtccatgctagttGGAGCTAGTTGgactaacaacaaatgtagaattactgatgctagaattggatgtgctcgtggaagcagaacaacttgtgtcatcGGCAgatgcaggtgtagtactgctggaagtagcagtactaccagtagagctggtatggaCGGAGgccttacttttttttttaaccttttatcaATTTTCGAGCAAACGGAATGAACAGCAGCTACAATTGGCTACATAAGGACCCTTAGTGGAATTCCCACgagagagtaatggttaatgtgattggatgttaattatttgactattTATTTGGCATACCCCTGACCACATTGCGCTTACCCCTGGTGTAGATACATTTCCAGTAAAAGGTGCTGCCCAGCCCATTACGTTTTTACATTGTTTTAAAGGTAAAAATGTAACATATGTTATGCTGagtttgtctatgttgaaatttggttactacaatgacataatcctgtggtttaaatgtcaccctcaaaacaacagttgatTACTTTCTTTAAATCCAACGTATTTTCCATATAGATTCCGTCACAATATTTTGACAAATTatgttgaaacaacgttgattcgagcagtttgtgcccagtgggttactTTCCTTCAATTTGTAGACTACATTTTGCATCATTCCAATACATCGTTAGTTtacctttctttcctctgtcacgtCCGTACTTGTTATTGATCCTGATGGTTGCTAGCAATAGTGGATAATGTTATGCTAATGCAGCGTAATAATATTACGCTaatactacacagctgattcaaatgatcaaagcttgatgattcgTTGATTATTTGAGTGCTAGGGTAAAAACGACATGTGCACCCCCTGGGGTCTCGATGACCAAGTTTGTGTAACCATGGGCTAACATATTACAAGTTGTGCATTAGTTTCGGACATATAGCCCATTTGAATCATTATAGAATGCAGACCATACATAGGGGTTTAAACCTGGAGCATGGTTCACGACAACTGGACTGTTGTCATCACAGTTCTATGAGTAGTGAGGATTAGGGTACATTTATAGGACTATTGTTCAACCCATATTGTACACTTTTCTCACTTTCCAATATTTAATGGATTGAACCATTTAATATGTCAACTTTCAGGATTTGTTTTTTGATCCACCTATATATTTAGTGCGTaaaggctctccaaccctgtttatATAGGATTCATAAATACTTCACTAACCCTAAATAAATGCCCTGAGTATTCTTTTAAatctaattggtgctgaaaatacATTGGAATTATATGCGTGTATTTAGatggctttctttcattgatccctatTCTGAACTTGTCTCTTGATGCATTGCAGTGAGTCTGTCGAGAAAATTCGAATTAACGGTACACCATATTTAAAGGATTTCtttagataaatgtactgaaTGAAAACTCCAGGAGAAAATCTattggccagcaagtgggagaGTTTTCATATTCGGTGTGCTAGGGAGCCACATGTGCCTGCAAAGCCTATTACACACCTGCATACCAACTATGGAGAAGTACTTAAATCAAAACGCATAAAAACTCAATAGATTTCCTAAGTCTGAAATGGGCCAACAATGCATAAAAGAAACAACCAAAATACATTTTGCATGGTCTACATATGGTCTACTTACCTTTTCCTGCCATGTCGCAGTTCAAAACCACAATATGCTTTCGGGGAAAGATACACCATCAAATAGTTGTACAACTTGCAGAGTTTGACTGACAACCAATTTCAAAATTGGCTGTGCATCGCGTATTGACTATTAACAAAACACACACTTAAAGAGTTAGCAAACCATTTCCGAATCGTGTCAGTGCGCCACACCGGTAATTGGGACATCCTTGCCCATTAATTTCGACAGCAAATTACTCATGAAATCTGATCTTCTTATTTATTTGATCCAATGCAGCATCTTTTTGACCATGTATGCCCAGATAAAAATGGAACAAGAATAGTAATAAACTCGTCCCCACACACTCTACAGGTTGCTAGCTACCTGCTGTGGTCAGCCTTGAATCAGGATTAGAGTAATTGAGCCGTTTAAAAGGATGACCGTCCTGAAATCTATAAGGGGAGGGCAGTGGGGACGTAGAGAAACGTGTGGTCAGTGGATAACCATTTCAGCACGGTGGACAGCAACCGACCACTCAATAACAGGGAAGACGGGGCAAGTGGTGTAGGAAGTGAAGTGTTGCAGTGGACCCTTGTGGGGGCATACTTTTATCGTAAATTGGTTCTGGTACACAATGTCTCTTACTTCCAAGTGCAGCAGCATTCTCTTTACATTCATTTCTATATAGTTGATCATTAATAACAGTTGCATGCTACAGAGAAAATGTGTGATTCTATTTAGAAAAAGCTTTGTGTGCTTGAGCTTTTCCCAGCTGTGCTGAGAAAATGTTTTCAGTTATTGTGTGACCAGGCAGGCAGGATGTAACTATTCTTCTACTTTGATCATCAAATCTAATACGTTTTAATAGGCTGATTGAAAAATAAAATCATGACAAGATATTGCATATGTATTAAATGAAGTGTAAATACATTTTGACAGCATTGGAGAAAAAAACCATAACCACAATATTATAAATCCATAGAAGGTACTGCTAAAAAGAAATACAACATTCTCAATGGAATAACATTTTACACAAAGAAGACAAACTGACATTAATGTTCTTGGCAACACATAATGCTTGGACAGAGACATATACATAATACTTTTAAAAATGATTGGAATCATAGCATCATAGAAGTAGAATTAATTGTATTTCTATTAAAAGCATACAGTTGTTCCACAATTGTCCTTGATCTATCCTAACTCATTGAAACGTTCAACTGCATCAAATGGTAAAACCGAACAGCAGTAGAGAATAGACAATAACACAAAAAGTAGTGTGTTCAGGAGTTAGAGTAGTGGCTCATCAAACATCTTCAGGTTTCCATGTAAAAGAAAATTGTAACCATAACGCTAGCGTTTAAATTGCATTTTAAAAACCATCTTATTGTAGCACTCTCCACACTGCATGTCTGTTAGGACACAGTTGCTTCTCAGCGCAGTATTTTAGCTCACATAATGTCAGCTTAAAATGCAAATTCTAATAAGGAGCTTGTCAAAGTGTGCAACATGACTTGTGGGGGAAAGAGCCCACGACAGTTAGTGTGTGCTTTAAAAAGGCTGCAGAGTGCATAGAATTTGCAATCTGTAACACCACATTCGTGACACTTTCACATCATCATAATTTCACCACTGCTTTACTgtacttccctcctctcttcctctactttcctcagcctccctccctcaccacctccctctgtCCCACTCTTAATCTGAGAGGACTCGTTCCATTTAGGTCTCTATCCTCTACCACTGTGAATACATATCAGGACAGGATATGTGAAGGAACTTAGCTCAACATATTGATAACATTTATCCAGTCCTTTCCGATCTGGGAATAGGGCTAGGTGCAAAAGATTGAAATAGAACCAGGcatctctctaccccttcctctcctccccttctagGACCCAGCCTCCTGTTCCTGTCCTAGTGACTCCAGTAGGAGCCCCATGGGTGTTCTCTTCAACCCAATGTTCTCCAGCTTGTTCTCCAACTTGTTCTTGATGGTCCTCAGCCTAACAGAGGCGTGAATCAGTATCACTGTAAGAGAGATTGAgttagagagaaaagagagatcaggggcataacaaagggagagagaggctgagagagtgTTATGTTACAATATTGCTACAAGCCGAAGATTGATATATGTTTACATTGTGGTAACAAGAGTGGGTGCAAGGTGAAAGATAGAATAAATACTAACATAAGATGGGGAAGGCTATGCCGAAGAGGAAGACGGATACTCCTCCGAGCACTGTGATGAAGAGGAAGCTGGCCCCCAGGATGGCACCCAGGGCCAGGGATGGGTGGTTCCGGCGCAACTGTCTGATGGGGGCCTGGTTCTCTGCTGCCCACACAAACCCCATAAATATCAACGTCACCACTGTGGCCCCCAAGAAGAGGTGGAAGGGCCGCAAAAACCTGTCAGAGCAGGAAGGATATCAaatcgtattggtcacatacacatggttagcagatgttattgcgagtgtagcgaaatgcttgtgcttgcaagttctgacagtgcagtaatatctaacaagtaatctaacaattccacaacaactacctaatacacataaatctaagtaaaggaataagaatatatacatataaatatatggatgagcaatgaccgagcggcataggcaaggtatgagatgagtaatacaagatatgtaaacattattgtaagtcgctctggataagagcgtctgctaaatgacttaaatgtaaatgtaaattatttaagtgactagtgatccatttattaaagtggccaaagttttcaagtctgtatgtaggcagcagcctctctgtgtagAGAAAAGGCTGATGTTAGTAGATTTCTCTATATAGGTCAACTAAATTGTGTGTCACATTGATAAGGCCATGAATCCAAATAAACGATTAATCAGTGCATTATCACAGCCAATGGCTTGTTAGCTAGCTTATACATGATTATGTTGATTATGGACCATGGACCCAGCATATCCATTTCCACAGAATTTGTGATGTTATATTGCAATAGTAGCTACTATAGAGCTTtccagcttgtagtcctaaaaaacGGAAATTAGTTATCTCTTGTTGGTTCAGTCATCCCTATTGGGAGAGGGAATGGGGAAAGAATAGGGCTTTGGGATGAACGCCGAAAATAAGGTCTGGGGTTAACACAGGCTtagatcttatacgttttgttctatgagataatatcaatatgttaacatgacctttatgaattatgaagcctttatatACTTTTTGTattacataaatgcttcaaaattcacaaaaagtgACGTTAGCCGATTAAGATTATCATAGAAAACGTATAAACCTATGTTAACAACAAAACCCTACTAAAAAGCCATTAATTTCCCCATAGACTTTGTCCAAAGAACCATGGAGCTGCCTACAAAAAGACGCCATTACTATTTATCTCATTAGCTGTGGTTTCATGCAACAAACGACCACTTCAGAAACATACCCTACTATTCCCAGGAATGTCAAAAACGAGACGAAATAGTTGGACTGGTAATAGAGCAAGTTATTTATGATCCGATTGTTCCATCTCTCCAGATGAGGAATGTCTCGCACGGCGAACCGAGACGAATCCAAAACAAAATCATCCAAGGTTCGGATAGGAGGCGGCTGCACGTCCATTTTCACAATATTCAATCTAAAAAGGAACATCTCCCATTACTCGAAGCCGCGGTAGGAGAGTGTTCGATTACGGACTTGTTCAAGCGAATCAACCGCTGCTTACTTGATCGCGTCAGAGGCTGACTAATGCCACAACCAGTAAGCGAATCGGAAATGTCCGAGATTCCTAGATAGGAGTAGCACTCGAACGCGGCAATCAATATACGGTCATTGATCAGAAGGAATTCAGGAGCAACACAAGAATCAACAATTTAAATAATTTTTCCAGTCAATTACactttaaacatttatttttctgCCTCATAAATACATTAAAACCAACAACTATTGTACAGCATTCTATACATTACAAAACATATCTTCATTGTGTCACAAAACCATCTAATTTTTCTCAACACAATAACACAGAGAGAAGGAGTAAGAAAGTGCTTTGGTTCATCAAAGTGGATAGACCTTATAGTGCTTAGATAGCGGGAATGTCTAGTAATGCATGGCATAATGGCAGGCATCCAATGAAGGTAATGACATAAACAGCAGAACAAATGAGCTGTGACTGTATTTGGTCATGACATTCCTTTCCGGCTATTTGAGTTTCACAAATGGAAACATATCATTGGTGCGTTTGTGATGTGATTTAGACCCTTATAAGCCATACAATtataaaagaggagaggagaggaaatgaaatGATAGTGCAGTTCTCCTCCCTCAGTGCATTGCATTTTTACAAGCAAGAGAAAATACATCCGTTTTGAACGACATTGATTACCTGACACACTTCTGATAAGATTGAGGGAATTTCTAATCCTAAATGTAGGCATCCCATACTTGTATGCATGTATTAATTACCAATACATTTTCAGCTACCCATTCAATTTCTGTAGCTGTGGTAATAAAGCACCAACATTCTTACAGTCACCATGAAATGACGGGTTTGGGCACAAATATATCTGATAAAAGTGTGTATTATTCGGGACTAGTCAGAAGGAACACTGGTGTACCGGTATACACAAACATATATTCATAAATAACTCAAATCAACTGCAATCTATCCCTGAGGAATAACACTAAAGTGCATCTACATTCTTATTGCCATTGAGAGGATGGGGGCTTAGGTTAGATATTTCCATTCCCCTGAGGTTGCTGACAGCTGTGTGGTCAGGTGACAGagcgcctctctcctctctagtcagaGACTGTCACAGTATGCAGGGCTGTAGCTAGGCTCATTAGCTCCAGACCAAGTTGGGCTCT contains these protein-coding regions:
- the LOC118360837 gene encoding PRA1 family protein 2-like codes for the protein MFLFRLNIVKMDVQPPPIRTLDDFVLDSSRFAVRDIPHLERWNNRIINNLLYYQSNYFVSFLTFLGIVGFLRPFHLFLGATVVTLIFMGFVWAAENQAPIRQLRRNHPSLALGAILGASFLFITVLGGVSVFLFGIAFPILLILIHASVRLRTIKNKLENKLENIGLKRTPMGLLLESLGQEQEAGS